A genomic segment from Pistricoccus aurantiacus encodes:
- a CDS encoding HdeD family acid-resistance protein — translation MNTLDHSHRDASLKPDFSKRLLSIGIVFAVIGALAILLPAWATLAGELVIAWMLVLWGALGLWFARAMRPAREWRYAAAAFGVTLLLGLAFLLFPGVGIATLTIVMMLVFLMEGVVSILLGLRMSSNLRHWSWMIVSGVCSLIVGLFILIGWPETAVWTLGLLLGVNFLSTGLSLIMLARAAKKAV, via the coding sequence ATGAATACCCTGGATCATTCGCATCGGGACGCGTCCCTCAAACCCGACTTTTCGAAACGGCTCCTGAGCATCGGTATCGTCTTTGCCGTTATCGGGGCGCTTGCCATCCTGCTGCCCGCCTGGGCCACCCTGGCCGGAGAACTGGTGATTGCCTGGATGCTGGTGTTGTGGGGCGCGCTGGGGCTGTGGTTCGCCCGGGCAATGCGCCCGGCGCGAGAATGGCGCTACGCCGCTGCCGCCTTCGGCGTTACCTTGCTGCTGGGGCTGGCGTTCCTGCTGTTCCCCGGCGTGGGTATCGCCACCCTGACCATCGTGATGATGCTGGTCTTCCTGATGGAAGGCGTTGTCTCGATCCTGCTGGGGCTTCGGATGAGCAGCAACCTGCGCCACTGGAGCTGGATGATCGTCAGCGGTGTGTGCTCCCTGATCGTCGGCTTGTTCATCCTGATCGGCTGGCCGGAAACCGCCGTCTGGACCTTGGGCCTGCTGCTGGGCGTAAACTTTCTTTCGACCGGACTCTCGCTCATCATGCTGGCAAGGGCTGCGAAAAAAGCCGTCTGA
- a CDS encoding patatin-like phospholipase family protein, with protein MAKSIAAERNILVLQGGGALGAYQAGAYQRLAHHGHEPEWVAGISIGAINAAIICGNPPENRVARLQAFWEGVTGDLIAIPWLAGAKSRQWFNEFAANCALLWGVPGFFTPRYPFMNYLADSDVCSLSFYDTQPLRKTLEALVDFDYLNGQGPRLSVGAVDIETGNFAYFDSEKERITVEHVMASGALPPGFPPVTIEGHAYWDGGLVSNTPLQYVLDTASGDPVCIFQVDLFSARGNLPRNMAEVAQREKDIRYSSRTRLTTDRYVHLHDIRAAAERLFAKLPKELRDDPDMTWLRNTGPDCPVTLVHLIHRKVEYEGQSKDYEFSRLSMTEHWASGSTDVDTTFSHNAWRHRQVAHDGLQVFDLGVQE; from the coding sequence ATGGCCAAATCAATAGCTGCGGAGCGCAACATTCTCGTCTTGCAAGGCGGTGGCGCCCTAGGTGCCTATCAGGCCGGCGCCTACCAGCGGCTTGCTCATCATGGGCACGAGCCGGAGTGGGTCGCGGGGATTTCGATCGGCGCCATCAATGCCGCTATCATCTGCGGCAATCCACCTGAGAATCGAGTGGCGCGGCTACAGGCCTTCTGGGAGGGGGTAACCGGTGATTTGATTGCGATACCTTGGCTGGCCGGCGCGAAATCCAGGCAGTGGTTCAATGAGTTCGCCGCCAACTGTGCTCTGCTTTGGGGCGTGCCCGGTTTCTTCACCCCGCGATATCCCTTCATGAACTACCTGGCGGATAGCGATGTATGCAGTCTGAGCTTCTACGACACCCAGCCGCTTCGCAAGACGCTCGAAGCCCTTGTCGATTTCGATTACCTGAACGGTCAAGGCCCTCGGCTGAGCGTGGGGGCGGTGGATATCGAAACCGGCAACTTCGCTTATTTCGATAGCGAGAAGGAGCGCATCACCGTCGAGCACGTCATGGCCAGCGGGGCGCTGCCGCCGGGCTTTCCTCCGGTCACCATCGAAGGGCATGCGTATTGGGACGGCGGTCTGGTGTCGAACACCCCGCTGCAGTACGTGCTCGACACTGCCAGCGGCGATCCGGTATGCATCTTTCAGGTCGATCTGTTCAGCGCCAGGGGAAACCTTCCCCGGAACATGGCGGAAGTGGCTCAGCGCGAAAAGGATATTCGCTATTCCAGCCGTACCCGACTGACGACGGATCGTTACGTGCACTTGCATGACATCCGCGCCGCGGCGGAGCGACTGTTCGCCAAGCTGCCGAAGGAGCTGCGGGACGATCCGGACATGACATGGCTGCGCAACACCGGGCCCGATTGCCCGGTGACGTTGGTGCATTTGATCCATCGTAAGGTCGAATATGAAGGCCAGTCGAAAGACTACGAATTCTCGCGCTTGTCGATGACGGAGCATTGGGCTTCGGGAAGCACAGACGTGGACACCACCTTTTCCCATAACGCC
- a CDS encoding response regulator transcription factor: MWLAESERRGVMFWIKAEALMKILLAEDDLKMAEYLCAGLSEHGHSVDHVTDGRDALSYCLYHDCDIAIVDRMMPGMDGLSVVKALRAAHKELPVLFLTAMSEVDDRVEGLSAGGDDYLIKPFHFSELLARIKAITRRKHDTEDTNSLDVHDLHLDLLSRTASRQGKLIKLQSKEFALLEVLMRNAGHVITRTMLLERVWNFNFEPNTSVVETHMSRLRSKIDKPFDTPLIHTIRNTGYSIHGPR; this comes from the coding sequence ATGTGGCTGGCCGAAAGCGAACGTCGTGGCGTAATGTTCTGGATAAAAGCGGAGGCGCTCATGAAAATCCTGCTGGCCGAAGATGACCTGAAAATGGCCGAATACCTGTGCGCCGGGTTGAGCGAACATGGCCACAGCGTCGATCACGTGACGGACGGGCGCGATGCGCTGAGCTATTGCCTCTACCATGATTGCGATATCGCCATCGTCGATCGAATGATGCCGGGCATGGACGGTCTCTCGGTGGTCAAGGCGCTGCGGGCGGCGCACAAGGAGCTGCCGGTCCTGTTCCTGACCGCCATGAGCGAGGTCGACGATAGGGTGGAAGGGCTGTCGGCCGGGGGTGATGATTATCTGATCAAGCCGTTTCACTTTTCCGAGCTTCTGGCGCGCATCAAAGCGATCACCCGGCGAAAACACGACACGGAGGATACGAATTCCCTTGATGTCCACGATCTGCATCTCGACCTGTTGTCGCGGACGGCGTCTCGGCAGGGCAAGCTGATCAAGCTGCAATCCAAGGAATTCGCGCTGCTGGAGGTGCTGATGCGTAACGCCGGACACGTGATCACCCGCACGATGCTGCTCGAACGAGTCTGGAACTTCAATTTCGAACCGAACACCAGCGTCGTCGAAACCCATATGAGCCGGTTGCGCAGCAAGATCGACAAACCCTTCGACACACCCCTGATTCATACGATCCGCAACACCGGGTACTCGATCCATGGACCGCGGTAA
- a CDS encoding FMN-binding glutamate synthase family protein yields the protein MIDLLKRTIVPMVAILSLLAGLIFLPWGWPLGLLILVTLAIIGLGVHDWYQTRWTIARNYPVAGWIRWLFYDLRPYLRAYIVEDDLEGTPYNYEARSLIHARARGKTDTHPFGTERDTASQEYRWLQHSIAPHPDPDRSPRVSVGNDQTRQPYAASVLNISAMSFGALSAAAIEALNKGAKAGNFYHDTGEGGISPYHLKHGGDLVWELGSGYFGARDDKGHFDPGLFAENARRSEVKMTEIKLSQGAKPGHGGLLPAAKVTEEIARTRRIPAHQDCLSPRGHSAFSTPIEMLEFAARMRELSGGKPVGLKLCVGQPHEVFAIMKAILKTGIHPDFIVVDGAEGGTGAAPLELTDWVGMPLQDGLVLMRNALIGAGLRDKIRLVASGKVHSGMGLAQNLAIGADWCNAARAFMMSVGCIQAQRCHLGTCPTGVTTQDKWRQRGLDVDIQSERAARFHAKTLEALSDIVAATGFAHPDDLQPHHLVQRIDATTALPMDRIYPFLPKAILVDAPEETIYAHWWNSAQAESFRPLLDLMDQRASSGASILARTV from the coding sequence ATGATCGATCTTCTCAAGCGAACCATCGTCCCCATGGTCGCGATATTGTCGCTGCTGGCCGGTTTGATTTTCCTGCCCTGGGGCTGGCCGCTCGGCTTGCTCATCCTGGTGACGCTCGCGATCATCGGATTGGGCGTTCACGACTGGTATCAGACACGCTGGACGATCGCCCGCAACTATCCGGTGGCCGGGTGGATACGCTGGCTCTTCTACGATCTGCGGCCCTACCTGCGGGCCTATATCGTGGAAGACGACCTGGAAGGCACGCCCTACAACTACGAGGCCCGCTCGCTGATTCACGCCCGGGCGCGCGGCAAGACCGACACGCATCCGTTTGGCACCGAACGCGATACCGCCTCCCAGGAGTATCGCTGGCTTCAACATTCGATCGCACCGCATCCGGATCCGGACCGATCTCCGCGCGTGAGCGTCGGCAACGATCAAACCCGCCAGCCCTATGCGGCCTCCGTGTTGAACATTTCGGCGATGAGTTTCGGCGCCTTGTCCGCCGCTGCCATCGAAGCGCTGAACAAGGGCGCGAAGGCGGGCAATTTCTACCACGACACGGGAGAAGGCGGTATCAGCCCCTATCACCTCAAGCATGGCGGCGATCTCGTCTGGGAGTTGGGATCGGGCTATTTCGGGGCGCGTGACGACAAGGGTCACTTCGATCCTGGTCTGTTTGCGGAAAATGCCCGTCGCAGTGAAGTCAAGATGACGGAGATCAAGCTCAGCCAGGGGGCTAAACCCGGCCATGGCGGTCTCCTTCCGGCAGCCAAGGTGACCGAGGAAATTGCCAGGACCCGCAGGATTCCCGCCCATCAGGACTGCCTCTCTCCGCGCGGCCACTCGGCGTTCTCGACCCCGATCGAGATGCTGGAATTCGCGGCCAGGATGCGTGAGCTATCCGGTGGCAAACCCGTCGGGCTCAAGCTTTGCGTCGGTCAGCCGCATGAGGTTTTCGCCATCATGAAGGCCATCCTGAAGACCGGTATTCATCCGGACTTCATCGTCGTCGACGGCGCCGAGGGCGGTACCGGCGCCGCGCCGCTCGAACTGACCGACTGGGTCGGCATGCCGCTCCAGGATGGGCTCGTGCTGATGCGTAATGCGCTGATCGGCGCGGGACTTCGGGACAAGATACGTCTCGTGGCGAGTGGCAAGGTGCATTCCGGCATGGGGCTCGCGCAAAATCTGGCGATCGGCGCGGATTGGTGCAACGCGGCACGCGCCTTCATGATGTCGGTCGGTTGCATTCAGGCTCAGCGCTGTCACCTCGGCACCTGCCCGACCGGCGTGACGACCCAGGATAAATGGCGCCAGCGGGGGCTGGATGTCGATATTCAGTCCGAGCGCGCGGCGCGCTTTCATGCCAAGACGCTGGAAGCCTTGAGCGATATCGTCGCGGCGACGGGATTCGCGCATCCCGACGATCTGCAGCCGCACCATCTCGTGCAGAGAATCGACGCAACCACCGCCCTTCCCATGGACAGGATCTATCCGTTTCTCCCCAAGGCAATACTCGTCGATGCCCCGGAGGAGACGATCTACGCTCACTGGTGGAATTCCGCCCAGGCAGAAAGTTTCCGACCGCTGCTGGACCTGATGGATCAGAGGGCAAGCTCCGGCGCATCGATACTCGCCAGAACCGTTTAA
- a CDS encoding sensor histidine kinase, with the protein MDRGNVLSGAAFSAVLLSTMVFLSVLLIMGVVAHGYIQRSVTQDIREDLQARWELFAVDYHDEGAAPLIVLIESTTLASAKNRQAVGLFAADGTLIAGNVKTLPDTAGWQEAPLHVAAGMRADDHSVSYLYRSEPLDDMTLVVGEAMDRTALIQRTMFRALAISGFIVVLIMLWAGYIFSRKSLRKLERLETTLARVSDGDMSARMALSSDNDQIDRIARRMNAHLDALSRLMVTTRTTAAAVAHDLKTPLARAYLGLGRALTRVEAGEDPSAEIEDTQAELEGMNGIFDTFLRLVRIEAGGDGAGFVEVDLAALLDDLVETYQVVAEENGQRFVYERPDDERLVIIGDAAMLRQMIVNLLQNAVTHCPEGAEIHLRLDREAERIRLTLADTGPGVPDAAREAVFEPFHRLDSSRGRPGSGLGLTLVRTIAERHGARITLADNAPGLRVVVEFAFVEQAIHS; encoded by the coding sequence ATGGACCGCGGTAACGTCCTGTCCGGCGCGGCGTTTTCGGCGGTGCTGCTGTCGACGATGGTCTTTCTTTCGGTGCTGCTCATCATGGGCGTGGTGGCCCATGGCTATATCCAGCGCAGTGTGACCCAAGACATACGCGAAGATCTTCAGGCGCGCTGGGAACTGTTTGCCGTGGACTATCACGATGAAGGCGCGGCTCCCCTGATTGTGTTGATTGAAAGCACAACGTTAGCCAGCGCGAAAAACAGGCAGGCCGTCGGTCTTTTCGCCGCGGATGGAACGCTCATCGCCGGTAACGTCAAGACGCTGCCGGATACGGCGGGGTGGCAAGAAGCGCCGCTTCACGTGGCAGCGGGAATGCGAGCAGACGACCACTCGGTCAGCTACCTCTATCGCAGTGAGCCTCTCGACGACATGACGCTTGTCGTCGGTGAGGCGATGGACCGTACTGCCCTGATCCAGCGTACGATGTTCCGCGCCTTGGCCATATCAGGTTTCATCGTGGTGCTGATAATGCTATGGGCTGGCTATATTTTCAGCCGCAAAAGCCTGCGTAAGCTGGAGCGCTTGGAGACGACATTGGCTCGGGTGTCGGACGGAGATATGTCGGCGCGCATGGCGCTGTCATCGGACAACGATCAGATCGATCGGATTGCACGGCGCATGAATGCCCATCTCGATGCTCTTTCGCGGCTGATGGTGACGACCCGTACCACTGCAGCCGCCGTGGCCCACGACCTCAAGACGCCGCTGGCGCGTGCCTATCTCGGCCTCGGGCGTGCCCTGACGCGGGTCGAGGCAGGCGAGGACCCAAGCGCCGAGATTGAGGATACCCAGGCGGAACTCGAAGGAATGAACGGCATCTTCGACACCTTCCTGCGGTTGGTGCGCATCGAGGCGGGCGGGGACGGCGCGGGCTTTGTCGAGGTCGACCTGGCCGCGCTGCTGGATGACCTGGTGGAGACCTATCAGGTGGTGGCCGAAGAGAACGGACAGCGCTTCGTTTATGAACGCCCGGACGATGAGCGGCTCGTTATCATCGGCGACGCGGCGATGTTACGGCAGATGATCGTCAACCTGCTGCAGAACGCCGTCACCCATTGCCCGGAAGGCGCCGAGATTCATCTGCGCCTTGATCGCGAGGCAGAACGTATTCGCCTGACTCTCGCCGATACCGGACCAGGGGTTCCCGACGCGGCCCGCGAGGCTGTGTTTGAACCCTTTCACCGCCTCGACTCCAGTCGCGGCAGACCTGGCAGCGGGCTGGGATTGACTCTCGTTCGGACGATCGCGGAGCGTCACGGCGCTCGCATCACACTAGCGGATAATGCACCGGGGCTACGGGTCGTCGTGGAATTCGCCTTCGTTGAACAAGCTATCCATTCTTGA